A section of the Lynx canadensis isolate LIC74 chromosome A1, mLynCan4.pri.v2, whole genome shotgun sequence genome encodes:
- the PCDHB8 gene encoding protocadherin beta-8 — protein sequence MEASGKFICRQRQVVLFFVLLGLSQAGMEPGRYSVVEETEGSSFVTNLAKDLGLGQRELSKRGARVISKGNKLHLKLDQETGDLLLNEKLDREELCGHTDPCVLRFQVLLENPLQFFQAELQVIDINDHSPVFVDRDMLLKISESSPPGTTFPLKNAQDVDVGRNNIETYIISPNSYFRVLTRKSSDGSRYPELVLDKALDREQEPELRLTLTAQDGGSPPRSGIAQINIEVVDINDNAPEFEQSLYRVKIPEDSPIGFLIVTVSATDADIGVNGEISYSLFQASEEICKTFEINSMTGEIRLKKQLDFERIQFYEVNIEARDSGSFSGKCTVLTQVLDVNDNAPEITMSAFTRHIPENSPEAMVAVLSVSDLDSEENGKINCTIQDDLPFLLKSSLENFYTLVTERPLDRESQAEYNITITVTDLGTPRLKTQHNITVTVSDVNDNAPAFSQTTYTLRVRENNSPALHIGSVSATDRDSGANAQVTYSLLPPADPQLPLASLVSINADNGQLFALRSLDYEALQAFEFGVRAADRGSPALSSQARVRVLVLDDNDNAPFVLYPPQNGSAPCTELVPRAAEAGYLVTKVVAVDGDSGQNAWLSYQLLKATEPGLFGVWAHNGEVRTARLLSERDAVKHRLVVLVRDNGEPPRSASVTLHVLLVDGFSQPYLPLPEVAAAEARADPLTVYLVVALASVSSLFLFSVLVFVAVRLCTRSRAASAGRCSGPEGHFPGHLVDVSGAGTLSQSYQYEVCLRGGSGTSEFKFLKPNVPNFQGHSPGPEIEENANFRNDFGFSIQ from the coding sequence ATGGAGGCCAGTGGGAAGTTCATTTGCAGACAAAGGCAAGTCGTTTTATTCTTTGTCCTCTTGGGCTTATCTCAGGCGGGTATGGAACCTGGACGCTATTCTGTGGTGGAGGAAACCGAGGGTAGCTCCTTTGTAACCAATTTAGCAAAGGATCTAGGTCTGGGTCAGAGGGAACTCTCCAAGCGTGGGGCAAGGGTTATTTCCAAAGGGAACAAACTACATTTGAAGCTGGATCAGGAGACTGGAGATTTGTTGCTAAATGAGAAACTGGACCGGGAGGAATTGTGCGGTCACACAGACCCCTGTGTGCTGCGTTTCCAGGTGTTGCTAGAAAATCCCTTACAGTTTTTTCAAGCTGAGCTACAAGTAATAGACATAAATGACCATTCCCCAGTATTCGTAGACAGAGATATGTTGCTAAAAATATCAGAGAGCAGTCCACCTGGAACTACATTTCCACTGAAGAACGCTCAGGATGTGGACGTAGGCCGAAATAATATTGAGACCTATATAATCAGTCCCAACTCTTATTTTCGCGTCCTCACCCGCAAGAGCAGTGATGGCAGCAGATATCCTGAGTTGGTGCTGGATAAAGCGCTAGATCGAGAACAGGAACCTGAGCTCAGGTTAACCCTTACAGCTCAGGATGGCGGCTCTCCACCCAGGTCTGGCATCGCTCAGATCAACATTGAAGTCGTGGACATCAATGATAACGCCCCTGAATTTGAGCAGTCTCTCTATAGGGTGAAAATTCCTGAGGACAGTCCGATAGGCTTCCTGATTGTCACAGTCTCTGCTACGGATGCAGACATAGGAGTCAACGGAGAGATTTCCTATTCACTTTTCCAGGCTTCTGAAGAGATTTGCAAAACCTTTGAAATCAATTCTATGACGGGAGAAATTCGACTTAAAAAACAACTTGATTTTGAAAGAATACAGTTCTATGAAGTCAATATTGAGGCCAGAGATTCTGGCAGCTTTTCTGGAAAATGCACCGTCCTGACTCAAGTCTTGGATGTGAACGACAATGCCCCAGAAATCACCATGTCTGCATTTACTAGACACATACCTGAGAACTCGCCTGAGGCTATGGTTGCAGTTCTCAGTGTTTCAGACCTTGATtcggaagaaaatgggaaaataaattgcACAATTCAGGACGATCTACCCTTTCTCCTGAAATCTTCCTTAGAAAATTTTTACACCCTGGTAACAGAGAGACCCCTGGACAGAGAGAGCCAGGCCGAGTACAACATCACCATCACCGTCACCGACTTGGGGACCCCCAGGCTGAAAACGCAGCACAACATAACCGTGACGGTCTCCGACGTCAACGACAACGCCCCCGCCTTCAGCCAAACCACCTACACCCTGCGCGTCCGCGAGAACAACAGCCCCGCCCTGCACATCGGCAGCGTGAGCGCCACGGACAGGGACTCGGGCGCCAACGCCCAGGTCACCTACTCGCTGCTGCCGCCCGCGGACCCGCAGctgcccctggcctccctggTGTCCATCAACGCGGACAACGGGCAGCTGTTCGCGCTCAGGTCCCTGGATTACGAGGCGCTGCAGGCGTTCGAGTTCGGCGTGCGCGCGGCCGACCGCGGCTCGCCCGCGCTCAGCAGCCAGGCGCGGGTGCGCGTGCTGGTGCTGGACGACAACGACAACGCGCCCTTCGTGCTGTACCCGCCGCAGAACGGCTCTGCGCCCTGCACCGAGCTGGTGCCCAGGGCGGCCGAGGCGGGCTACCTGGTGACCAAGGTGGTGGCGGTGGACGGCGACTCGGGCCAGAACGCCTGGCTGTCGTACCAGCTGCTCAAGGCCACGGAGCCCGGGCTGTTCGGCGTGTGGGCGCACAACGGCGAGGTGCGCACGGCCCGGCTGCTGAGCGAGCGCGACGCCGTCAAGCACAGGCTGGTGGTGCTGGTCAGGGACAATGGCGAGCCGCCGCGCTCGGCCAGCGTCACGCTGCACGTGCTGCTGGTGGACGGCTTCTCGCAGCCCTACCTGCCGCTCCCGGAGGTGGCGGCGGCCGAGGCGCGGGCCGACCCGCTCACCGTCTACTTGGTCGTCGCCTTGGCGTCCGTGTCGTCGCTCTTCCTGTTCTCGGTGCTGGTGTTCGTGGCGGTGCGGCTGTGCACGCGGAGCCGGGCGGCGTCTGCGGGTCGCTGCTCGGGGCCCGAGGGCCACTTTCCGGGCCACCTGGTGGACGTCAGCGGCGCGGGGACGCTGTCCCAGAGCTACCAGTATGAGGTGTGTCTGCGGGGAGGTTCGGGGACCAGTGAGTTCAAGTTCCTCAAGCCAAATGTGCCCAATTTCCAGGGCCACTCCCCTGGgccagaaatagaagaaaacgcCAACTTTAGGAATGACTTTGGTTTTAGTATTCAGTGA